The Helicoverpa zea isolate HzStark_Cry1AcR chromosome 2, ilHelZeax1.1, whole genome shotgun sequence DNA window ACTTCATTACgcgctaaataaaaatattctattctattctattctattctattctattctacaCATACACAATTCTTTCTCACCTCGTTACAAGTAGGGTGGCCAGTTCCCCGTAATACGCGACACATACTCACATACACATTGTGTTTagtacattacattatatttccTACGTGCAATGAGAACTAATTTTTGAAAGTTCATTGTTCCAAGTTTGACACAGTTCCAAGTTAGTTCAAAACTAGTGAGAGGATGGGACTGTgactaatttaataattatctaGTAACATATTATGATGCATTTAAATTAGATGTATGCTAGTTAATTAGGATTTTGTTTTCTCTTTGTCATTGTATGCGTGAGGTTATGTAATCATAACGAAGAATGACTAATTTTTTCCCGTGCCTACTCATAAAATAGTCTTGCTTAGGCACTAATTAgctattatgtatttaaatagtttttttacttTCCATACCTCGAATGCAGCTGTAGCGcatttttgttttcagttaGGTACTACTTAAACTGACACATAAACTAACGTCCTAGAGTCAACTGGGTAGTTGTCTGAAAGTTAAGTCTGCAGTTTGCAGTGGCACCCAAATCTTCAACAATCAGCATAAGCATCATGTACAATGTATGGGAGTGTAGTTATcgtaccttccgaaacacggaggaacttaGCACTTGATAAGATGGTCACTATGTAATGCACTCATTCACAGACtgaccgcaccaagcgttgctttacTTTATGATCGACCCATAAGGCCACGAACGCCTCATTATACGCAATCATAATCAGTTTAATCAATACTGTCATTGAAACAAACACATGGAGTTATAGCCGCACATAGGTGTGACGCAGTCTTAGCTTCGAAAGTTCTAGACTTATTAGACTAGACATATTTACAGCTAGTTATCAGCCTTCAGCTGAATGTCGTTGTTATCAAACGATGAAGTGTTTACATTGGAGTCGTCAAGGGAAGGTGACCCGTTGACGACCGTGTGAATGCatttttctttattaggtattattatgTAAGGAATTAGATTTTTAAGCGGCGGATATAATTAACAGGAAAGGAGCTACCTCGATATCGAACAGATTTGATTGAGATAGAACCTCGATAGAATACGAATGCCTTTAATCTGAATAGGTAGGTGTCTTAAGTACGTCGTAAGGTATTTTACTTTTCTCAGGATATACTTACTTTAGGCTAGAGCTACATACTTTAGGTGCCCTCTTGAAGCGTGGCAGAATATCGCTATTGGAGAATACTAAATCATTTGCAATTGGCAATTTACATCTTGTCGGAAAAGAAATTACTCATTCCACGCACCTGTGTGATATGAACAGGAAAAGATTATTCGCCATCATTGCGCTCTTAAGGGTCAAAATTTGCATGCAAGTCGATCGCCCTTTGAAAGGTTATTGAACTTCGAATTGTCTCATTAACAAAGTGCTTCTTGGTACATGCAGAGGATAGGATTATTGTGGATGATACCTTTATGTACTGTAagaattgtaaattaaatactgtaAGAAATCAACTGTAAGAATATCTATTTCATTGGGAATGCCGCAAGCCATAATTTTTCCAAGTTCAGCTTTTATCATTTTGCTTATTTCTAGTCACTTTTAGGTTTAATTccaatgtacaaattgtatcACTAATATGCCTCTTAAAATAGGAGCTGAACCTAGACCATATAGGTCATATATCCACTAGGTCATATCttatctacatatatttatcATAGGGGCGTCCTTAACGACCATGCCAGGTTGTAGTGCATCCAGACATACGTAGTGTATAGTTTTACATATAGCGTATCAGTTCGTTGACTTCGCAAGTACTTATCCGAAgatagttaattaaaattatttcagggtggatgaaaaataaaatccaatagttttacttaaaatgtatttaacttATTAAGTCTTAACATACAACTATATTAGGATATCACTAGTTCTTAAGATCTCGCTTTGGGTGCGGGCGCTTCCTCGGAGTCCTTGTACCAGTCCTCGCTGttgacaaacaaaatacattagAGTCAGATACACATAAATAATCGcggacaaacatacatacatacaaacaggtcaaactgagaacctcctttttttttgaagttggttaataAAGGTATTTGCAATAATGAACCTTCCTTTCTGCTAAAATGGTCCAAATGTCAAACTATGACAACAACTACTTGTAAAAGgcttaaaagaaacaaataatcgACTTCAGCGACGCATAATCTGAATGACTCTGGAAAATGGAACTACAAAACATAATAGTCTTTCCAATTTCATTTGAGTTACGTAATTATAGGAATACGTCTAGATTATTAAAATATGATACCACCATAATAAAAAAGGTGGAGAATAAACTAATCAATGATACTAACACTCAGCCTCAAAAACAAGTCACCAccagaaaaacaaaagacagtcaaCTCACCATCCGCGCACGTTCTCAGGCGCGTCACACTTCTGCGACTCCTCATTGTAGACCTCTCCGGTCTGGCAGCCAAGGTCACGGGGCTCCACGCCGTTCAGGCACACGTAGAACCTCTGGCAGTCGGTAGGGTGGGGGAACTTGGGGTGGGCGACGGCCTGGCCTTGAGCGTCTACTTGCTGCTGGACGGGGCATTGGAAACCGTCCTTGGTCTTCTCTGTAAAGGAATTGGAGTGTGTTAGAATTTGGATTGATAAGACATTTTGGTCTTTTCTGACTGGTTTTACTAGCGGTTCTATGGACTGGTAGACGAATCACAAATATGTAAGTTATTGGTATGCTTATGTAGATCCAAAAGACTAGAAAGAAAGATGGAGAGTTCTGAGAAAAAGATCATTTTTGATAAATCAGTAGAAAGTTATCTTTGAGCATACAGTGCTGAACATTTAATTTTGATCACGCAGCCAAAAGGAGCAAACCATCtccaacaatatatttttatctcccGACAACAATATCATAATTTTCTCCAACTATTCTCACACTACACCTACATACACCCAAAAAAATGTTCTAGAACATTTGAACCAGAATACTCACTCTCCTGCTCTTGGCATCCTTGCCTGCCAGCAGAGTCAGGCCACACGCAGGTGCCGGAGTACTCATCGAAGTGCAGACCAGCGGTGCACTTGACCTCAGTGGCTTCACCCTCGATGCAGTTGAAGAAGATGTTGCACACGGAGGGGTCGGGGTGAGCGAAGAAACCGTTGCGGCGGGGGCACTGGCTGTTGGGCTTGGCGGGTTCTGTAATGAGAAAAGGGGATGAGTATGAGAATATTTGAGAAAGGAGGATGAGTATGAAAAAAATCTGTGTCTTTCAGACTAAATGATATAGTGCAAAATTAGCTCCTGAAGTTTCAAGAGGGTTCTCGCTCATAAAACCTATTTCTTGAACCATAAGAGCTTGAGAAAAATTGGTCCTCAAATAGCAGTTAACCTAAAAGAAATAGAATAAGTGCTGAAGGCAGTCATTTCATGTGACCTATTGCATTTTAACAAATTCAGCAATAAATCCTAGTTGCACATCCAAAACATAAATTAAGAAAGATGCAGACAGGTTGCTCAATCCCAATGTTAACTactttttgaaattcgaataatttaaataacttgtTGATGACGCTCTACAAATTAGTGAATTTTGTGATCTGCAGAGTAACATCCCCTaagaaaattgataaatttTCAAGTTATTTATTACTCCTGTCTCAAAAATCTTGTggatatttcaaaaacttaacTACTGAAAATAACTGTAAACTGGAAATAACTGTGTGTGTGTGAATaataactgtaggtcccggctgtcattgaacatccttggcagtcgttacgggtagtcagaagccagtaagtctgacaccagtctaaccaaggggtatcgggttgcccgggtaactgggttgaggaggtcagataggcagtcgcttcttgtaaagcactggtactcagctgaatccggttagactggaagccgaccccaacatagttgggaaaaggctcggaggatgaactACTGAAAATCCCTTGCATACTACAAACCTATTGTACCTATATCTCTTCAGAAAATATGTCAGCTCATTACCTAGTAAACGTCAAAGCGTCGGCCTTGAGTTCATAATAAAATGGTCATTTAACCTAGGAAATGACAATCGCATTACGCAGTCAGGAAGTCAATTGGTTTTGGTCTTTCACTCGTTATGTCAAGAGTTCTACCGTTTGCagctatttttaattatttacgctTATTATCGGAGTTAGGTACGGATTAAatgtttaggttttttttttgctggtgACACTTTATCtcgtgattatttatttatagtaccTACAACTTTCTTGAGCTCTGTTTTCGAATCatcttttcaaattgattctAGGGTTTTTTAGCGGTTTGTCATTCTCTAGTTAGAAGTTCTCTTAAGGAAATTGAGCTGCCTtaatctaaataatttgtcATGGATAGCAATAATGAAGTCTACTTTCACAATTATTTTAGACGTACTTTAATTGTTGACTGTCGCAATTTTATCATAATTGACGAAATCTCAGATTCGATATTTTAGGTACTTTCTTTCTTCGTAATTTGTATTTGTAAGAAGATAATATAACTAAAGTTTAGTCTAATGTTCATAAGAATAACACTCGGTTGCCAAAGCTACTTAACATGACAGTCACGGACGTGTAAGTTGCATTCCACACATTTGAGTGAACTTTAAAACACATTCCtatgtaaatgttattactTAGAATATGTGGAAAATCAGTCAGATGTTTCTTAAGAATTTTAAAGAATAACCATGTTCTAGTGCACAAGGAGTTTGTGCTTTCTAGTTACCAAAGTAAAAACTTCAGATATCCCATATTGACAATTTCTAAAAAAGAGTTTTATCCATTTTCATATCAATAAGTTTTTGAACAAATGTACCTACCAATTATTTACACTACGgaaggtacataatataatgtcactaatataataaataactgcCAATAAACCAGCACATGATATTGAAATACCTTCTTATCAAACCCGGAGCTATTGCCTCATACCACAGACATATGAATGTCTAGAATAGTCTACCAGTTGGCCTAGAAAGTCAGCGGCGTGTCGCCACGACCTACCCGGTCAAAGGTAGACAGGTACCTTCACTTCATGAGAATTGTCGCAAGTGACCTCTTACTGACATTTGATCTAACATGCAGTTGGTTCACGTTGTCATTTTTTCACTCTGTGGCTTTTGTGATTGATTTCctagaatatttataatataggtTCCGAGAATATTGGTGTTGCGGACTTCTATGAATGCAGAATATGAAGGAACTTTTAAATACATGCTACGTTTATGTAGGAAAACCCAGACCGGTCAGTAAATAGTGTCTTGGAAAACTTACCTAAACCCTAAACCTAGTTTGTATGTACTCGCTAGCTACTTTAGAAAAGTTATGTTACTTGTACGATGACGCCAGTCAGAGATATTGGACGATGACATTCTGATATAGGCGAAGTAAGGAGTGTGATGATGATTTACGGAAATATTAACGAGTTTTACCTATAAACAACGATTTCTTATGGTCCTACGAAATATAAAGATAACTTACGCAGCTCAGTCCTATCACCACAGTCTACATTGAAGGGCTGGTCACACTTGTTGATCTTCCTGATAGTGGGGTCGAACACGAGGCCGTCGGGACACAGCTTGGTGGTGGCCACGCCGTCGACGCACTCGTAGAACTTGTCGCACTGAGTAGGGTCCTCATATTGTCCGTCCTTGTTGGGACATTTAAATTGTGCACCTGAAGAGAAGGTGGGAATTAGTGGGTTGAAAATCGTGGCTGGATAAGTagatgttcaattgttttttttgtggaagaaaaaatattaatttttaacagGTTTAGTATAAGCAAAGATAtttcagttacagttacagccttttaatcgtcccactgctgggcacaggcctcctctcacacggagaaggattgagcattgcTCGAGCAaagatatttcatttattttaaaaaatgtagttaCTCTGATATCAGGcgtgattaattaatttacttatgAATTACTCAAACAGTAATGTAACTGTTATTAAGTAAGTTACTAGCTACTAAATGTGTTTAATATTCCAAATAAACCTAGTTATAACAAAACATTTATGTGTCCACGAAACGTGAAAATTTCATCAGAAAAAACCGTTGACCCAgaacaattaaaaattactaCGTCCATCACTATTAATATATTACTCGAAGCAATAAATTCATACTCATTAGCTGCTTAACTGCATTAGTTACAGAATCGTTCGGCCAAATCGATCAATCGATCCGGTTCGACCGGTTTTGCCGAAAAACGGACTACTTTATCAGTGAAAGCCGATTTAggtaaaaaacatgtttttcttcTCAAGAGATACAGATCGATTTTTTTACTACTtatgtaataagtaggtatacaatGTTATATAAGACGTGACACACATTCGAGTGTTCTCGACACTTGGTCGATATGTAACGGCTAGTGTTGTGATTGGTTTCTCGCTAGTGTTGAGCAAAACCTTTTTGCGGAGGTGTATCGATGTTTTTTCTAGCCACTTTCATTTGTTATAATGTTAGCGAATACTTGTGCGAAGAGTTGTGAAATGCAATGAATTAACTGTTCAGCAAGTGACTTTTATAagactttaatttcaaaaattacGTCAGTATGATACAATTCGAGTTTATGGAAACTAACTCAGAAAAAATGATGCTTAAACAAATCAAAGGATGAGCAACGATTTCACATCACTAACTAGAAAAACATTAAGATTGACATTTTAGGAATATCAAgttttttgcaatttaaattaaCTGAATGGTCAAGGCCGTGTTACATTAACATAAGTTGTAAttttgaatagttttattggtactattttataaaaattaaataaattactaattCAAGAGAATGTGTCTAGGTCACCGAAAAATGGAGGCAATGAATTTATGGTAACTAAGCTGAAATTAGAATTGACATTTAGATCTAGTGTAGACTCGGCAGATCACATCGTACCTATTTCCATaagtttttaatcattttacGTTAGCACTGTAGTCTTATCAAATGaagaaagttattattatttttggacaACCCTTGAAACCTTTTTTCCACAcacttttcattttcaaaacaGAAGAGATGATCAATCTGTCTGTACTAGTTGATCAATACACCACCACCAGGCCACGTGTAAATGATTCTCAAActgaattacatatttttttcttaaaggtACTATCTCTTTCTCCCTGCTTTTACAGCATGTACCAATAAGTGTGTCACCAAGTGACCCACGTCTTGGGTATTTTATAACAGCCTCCACGACCCGCTATCATGTAACGTACACGACGCAATGTAAGTAATTGCATACTTACATGGGTAAACTAAGCACGGGATGCAAAACTCGTCTTTAATTAGTGGTAATAGAGTTACTGTATGACCCATTTAAAACGATGTAAGAGAAAAagggaaaatattttatgacgtGGGCATCACTAATTGAGACAACGAATTTACGTCACACACGAGACAGAACTAagacaaaatttatatttgccaATTTCGAAGTCTACAACTAGATAACCTTTCGcataaactttaaaattttcattagtTAGATAAAAATTGTCTTTCTGCAGTATGAGTTAAACATGTCTTATTTACGTGCCTCAGCGGTGGTACAGACTACGCAACATGCTTCAAAGAATAACTACAAAAGTGGTTCAATTATGAAGTACTTCATCTCTTTAAACCCTTCCACTACAACAAAGCAATCTTACGCTAACCTTTATCAAACAAAATGGCGTTCAATCTATCAATACACGAACAAAAGCTCGCGTAATGTAACACATGATTATCGGCCGCGGCTGACGCAACGAGTGAAAGTCAGCCGCGACTTACGACATAGCTGCAGCGAGTGATGCAGCGGGGTCGCCTTCATACTGACCTGATGGTGATGATTTTGTGCTGTCATAGATACGATGTTGGTTTTAACCGAGTTCCTAAATAGTAGtatgtttagttatttttatttttgttcgcaCATGATTCTGATTATGTTAAGTAGAAGAGAAATAAAGTCGCAGTAAAAGTATGTTTACTGCGACTTTATTTCGAGTTTAGATTAAGTATCAAAGTCTGAAGCCTTCTTTAAAAACCTTGCATATGTAGGTACGTGAGGTTGCATATACTTAATATGTGAGAATGTAAAATGATGGCAGTTTCATTGCAGCTGAATATATGCTTTTGCACTTGACCCAAAtagaaagtaaaatattaatattttattataaagataGCTAAAGTCTGAATAGGAAAATACACACTAAAAGTTGCCTACTTGTACAACAACTAAACAACTGACATTTGATAAGATTACAGAAGTATCGAAACAAGTTTTCCATACCTATccattcatttaaaattatttattgtatctgTTGCTATGccaactatttttttaatattaaatgaaataacaatccaaacaaataaacagaaaGGCCAAGTACCATAATTCATGAAACCCTACAGTTAATTATATGACTTCGAAGATCCGAAAgtaaaagagcaaaaggaaaacataataaatctaaaaaacaGGTTCAGATTACATCGCGAGACCTAACCACGAATATAAATGATTTGTTAtccaataagaaaaaaaaatgagcgaaaatatatttaaaattgaaacacggaCGTACGGAATCACGTTTTTCACGAGAAGTGACAGGCATACGAAAATAACTTGAGGcttataatatgtacctacaaaagTGGTATTATAAAGACATTCCGTGGAACAGGTTTGACTTTTATTTGCTCTTGCTTTATGGCCGTTTCCATTGATTTTTATTAATCTTTGCTTTTCCAAGTCAGTATTTTACTGGGTGAATTTTCGTCGGTGATGTTGAATTTACTTTTGAACTTTAGATTAGCATCAAGATAGGAGATAAGTAGTTAAGCATAATATTCTCCTGCCATTTTTACTTTCTTAAATGgacttttttaaatgaattggctttataatttaaaatatcaaaattagttTTGCACAATCTCATTAGAAATGACACTAGTGCTTAATGTTAAACGATGATAATGacacaattaaatcaatatttgacTACAAATCATTGTCATAATGAAGTCAGTTCCGAAATATTGTCATTATTATTAATCATGTGTGTTAATTAAATACCTGAATAATTTGCATTCACtatcatttatttgatttattacaaTATTCATTCGCTAATAAAATTGGCAATAGGCATTAGATTCATGGTTCTATAATTTGATAGGCGATTCAATAAAGCCCTCATTATTCATTAATAGATTTAAAGATGCGTAAAATTGGCTAACACTTATTTGCTACtctatacctactataatacGTAAACTATGTATACAAGGTACATTTAAACGTATAACCAACTTTCAACCAGCtatatattttaacaatataCCTGACTAAcaaaagttattaaaacataaaaagtgtCAGTATActcatatttataaattgaaacaTAAATCCGCACTCTCTCCGCAATGTCGGTTACAAAACTCGATATTTGCGTAAATTTTAATATCTCCGGTGTCAACACAATTCCATGCAATACTTTGTGGAAATTTCgcataaacttatttttacatcacgacttttttgaagtcggttaaatgaAGTGAATGTCAATGTCAGACACGAAACCATTGAATAGTTAGTTAACgcaattttgtgtttatttttgtttcgttttcttatttttgttgaGTTTTCTTTGACTTCGAGGTTATATTGTTGATACTTATTCAAACGGTGATACTGAAAATTGTGACTTAAGTTATTGTAGTTAGGACTAAAATAACTTTGTAGCGCTTTTAAGTAGTTTCTGCTATTGTCTAGCATTTTCATTACATTTGAGGACAACAAAAGTTTTCTTTGCCTTTACAAGATCGTCTAACATCAAGTCAATGCAAtcaccattaaaaaaaaattgcaacgtCACCAAAATTGTATCTATTACCTGCGATATTATCTaagatacataaaatacaaccCCACTtaatttttggaaaatatttatattcactcaaagtaggtatatgaaatgAAAACACTACGACAAACCAAACAATATCTAACATTTATAACTATTTCAAGGTCGTGGAAATTCGCCCTCATTACCAATAAGGAGAAATAGCAATTAATATCAACGTGTAAGTGATTGCAAAGCCTTAACGGACGACTTACTAATTGGTTGCACATATCTTATGAATGCAGGCGGT harbors:
- the LOC124643896 gene encoding protein obstructor-E-like, translating into MKVFIVLTAVTALASAQFKCPNKDGQYEDPTQCDKFYECVDGVATTKLCPDGLVFDPTIRKINKCDQPFNVDCGDRTELQPAKPNSQCPRRNGFFAHPDPSVCNIFFNCIEGEATEVKCTAGLHFDEYSGTCVWPDSAGRQGCQEQEKKTKDGFQCPVQQQVDAQGQAVAHPKFPHPTDCQRFYVCLNGVEPRDLGCQTGEVYNEESQKCDAPENVRGCEDWYKDSEEAPAPKARS